The uncultured Methanolobus sp. sequence GATTGAGTACCATTCCGTCAGGAGTTCTTCTTTTCCGTGATTCCCACCAGCTTGAAAGTCTCAAAGCTGACACACCGTATCTGACTGTTTCCACGCAATATACATTGACAGGAACCAGAAGTGGAGCCGCAGTGGCAGCAACATATGCTGTTATGAACTACCTTGGAAAAGAAGGATACAGGAAAACCGTATCGAAATGTATGGAGTTAACAGATTATCTTCTGGAAAAACTGGCAAAGATGGATGTATATCCATTGATAGATCCAATTATGAATGTGGTTGCACTCGAAGTTCCAAAATGCGATCTTGTGAGAAGCAGGCTGGCAGAAGAATTCAACTGGCAGGTTTCCATAACCCAGAATCCCCATGGACTTCGTCTTGTTATCATGCCCCATGTCAGTTTCGAGATGATAGACTCTTTTGTTGCCGACCTGAAAAAGGTCCTTGATTCTCTTTAAGATTTTGAACATTTGTTATAGCCAAAAAATTAAAAATTGAGGGGATGAGGCTTGATGACACCTGGCCTTGAAGCGTGTAAGGCGTGTGTTCATCTTGCCTGTTCTAAATTCTAGTATGTGTTTGTTACTTATACTCCTGAGCCAAGCGGGGTGAAAGTATTCAGAAATGGATTTCAGGATGGGAAATCACCATCGTTTCAGGAAATAAGATAAAGATAAATATTAACCCATCTAAAGTACTGCCATGAATTCTTCATACAAAATCGGGAGCATCATGGGAATACCCATAAAAGTGCACATCACTTTTCTGTTTATTCTCCCTATTTTTGCGCTTGTGTTCGCAACAAATCCACAACCATATGGTTTTGCGGACATTGGTTCTCCTGCAATGACATATGGTCTCTCACTTTTAACGACCATACTTCTGTTTGTCTGTGTACTCCTCCACGAACTTGGTCATTCTTATATAGCTAAAGGCTACGGTGTTGAGATCAAAGACATAACACTAATGCTCTTGGGTGGCGTATCATCCATGGAGGAAATCCCAAGAGAGCCGGCACATGAATTCAAAATGGCATTTGCAGGACCACTTGTAAGCCTGATAATAGGTTTTGTTCTTCTGGGACTGAATATAGCGGTTGCTTCTTCAGTGCCATCTTATAGTGCTACATGGGTATACTTGATGGTCAGCATCCTGGCGACTATCAACATAGTACTGGCAATTTTCAATCTGATTCCGGCTTTCCCTATGGATGGAGGAAGAATTCTAAGATCTATGTTTGCAAGAAGAATGAGCTACATAAGGGCAACCCACTACGCTGCTTCTGTTGGAAAGATGTTTGCTTTCCTGATGGCCCTTGTAGGTGTTGCTTCTTCAAACCTGTGGCTGATTTTGATAGCTTTTTTTGTATACATGGGTGCCTCAGAAGAGGACAAATCGACCACTGTTACAGTCAGTCTTGAAAAATACAAGGTTGGTGAGGTCATGTCAAAAGATGTAATCTCAGTTGAACCGGAAATGAAGGTTGAAGACCTTTCGCATTTTATGTTTGAGAACAAACATCTGGGATACCCTGTAATAAAGGGAAATTCTTTAAAAGGGATTGTAACCTTTACAGACATACGTAATGTACTGCCACATGAGCGTTATGCGGTTCTTGTATCCGATGTAATGACCAGGGATGTTGTAACACTGCCACCAGGCGCCAGTGCGGCAGAAGCATTTAAGGTAATGACGATCAATAATATAGGGCGGATTCTGGTTGTGGATGGCGATAATGTAAAAGGCATCCTTTCAAGAACTGATCTTATGAGATCGCTGATGTTATTGGCCGAGTGACCAGGTAGTTCTAAAGTTTTAAAGAGGACCTACATTGAAAGATGATAATTTAACTGATTCCCGGGAAAATACTTCTGATTACAGTTACACATCAACAAATGGTGATATGTATTCTGAAGATTATCCTGAGGGTTCATCGTTTTCCAGCTCAGGACCTTCTGAGATTCAGGTTGTAAAAGAGGTCATCAGAGATGACAGTCCTGAAAAACCTGTATCTGAAGGTGAATCTGAGAATACTGACAAACCCAGCGAGATTATTCTTGTGGGAACAGCCCATGTCTCTGAAAAAAGTGTCATGGAAGTTAATGCGGCTATTGAACGGGAAAATCCGGATATAGTTGCAGTTGAACTATGTCGTTCCAGATATGAAGCCATCAAAGGTAATGTCAAGAATGCTGACATTCCGGTAAAGGAGCTTCTAAAGGAAGGCAAGGTCTATTTCTATCTTGTACACATGTTGCTGGCCCATATCCAGAAGAAGTTCGCTGATGAAATGGGTGTTCAGCCGGGTGCTGAAATGATAAGTGCCATTGAGGCAGCTGAGGCAAACGGTGCACAGGTTCTTCTCATTGACAGGGATGTACAGGTAACACTGCAGCGTTTCTGGAGCAAGATGGGATTCATCGAGAAACTGAAAATGCTTGGTGGCCTGATTGGTGCGG is a genomic window containing:
- a CDS encoding CBS domain-containing protein, with the translated sequence MNSSYKIGSIMGIPIKVHITFLFILPIFALVFATNPQPYGFADIGSPAMTYGLSLLTTILLFVCVLLHELGHSYIAKGYGVEIKDITLMLLGGVSSMEEIPREPAHEFKMAFAGPLVSLIIGFVLLGLNIAVASSVPSYSATWVYLMVSILATINIVLAIFNLIPAFPMDGGRILRSMFARRMSYIRATHYAASVGKMFAFLMALVGVASSNLWLILIAFFVYMGASEEDKSTTVTVSLEKYKVGEVMSKDVISVEPEMKVEDLSHFMFENKHLGYPVIKGNSLKGIVTFTDIRNVLPHERYAVLVSDVMTRDVVTLPPGASAAEAFKVMTINNIGRILVVDGDNVKGILSRTDLMRSLMLLAE